In Mercenaria mercenaria strain notata chromosome 14, MADL_Memer_1, whole genome shotgun sequence, the following are encoded in one genomic region:
- the LOC123527609 gene encoding E3 ubiquitin-protein ligase DZIP3-like: protein MATANAKNRVYLFRLQMLVIDGGLLVLRNLLDQKLNVQNISLSTCLSQENSTITRLRGQNIITQVQYDLLYPLGGHLPSTADFDITLIICLLRSLKCCGFNRKFNWNVIPNASDLSVEADIYRLKLYRNEISHISTTTGIQLKYYSFKWTEIEQILLRLNTSVINPVPNLQQTIGVIKQSPLDPEAEKRIQKEVDEWKKLEKGVEVDLRQVKVDTQVIKEEVKQQHTSIQKVTGKVDKIEERTSEHSELIWGAQNKITDLEVDLRQVKVDDQSRQKELKLQQGKMEDIYKRTSENTELIRGAQNKVTDLEVDLRQVKVDDQSIMKEVKLQQGKMEEIYKRTSENTELVKGTQNRVDDLEKQITKNNESAQKQKEQKEINTQEAIATSKCSVHKYHFKNCNSCCRVVSCLL, encoded by the exons ATGGCAACTGCAAATGCTAAAAATCGTGTTTACCTTTTCCGTCTACAAATGCTTGTAATAGATGGAGGACTTCTAGTATTACGAAACCTACTAGACCAGAAGCTCAACGTTCAGAACATCTCTCTGAGCACATGCCTGAGTCAAGAAAATTCGACAATTACACGCCTGAGAGGACAGAATATAATCACTCAAGTCCAATATGATCTACTGTATCCTCTAGGTGGACATCTTCCATCGACAGCAGACTTTGACATTACGCTTATAATATGCCTTCTTAGGAGTCTGAAATGTTGTGGTTTCAATCGAAAATTCAACTGGAATGTTATTCCAAATGCATCGGACCTATCAGTGGAGGCTGATATCTACAGGCTGAAATTGTACAGGAATGAG ATCAGTCATATCTCGACAACAACAGGGATCCAGTTGAAATACTATAGTTTTAAGTGGACTGAGATAGAACAG ATTCTTTTGAGGCTAAACACTTCGGTGATAAATCCGGTTCCAAATTTACAGCAGACAATTGGTGTTATAAAACAAAGTCCACTTGATCCAGAAGCAGAGAAAAGGATACAAAAAGAAGTGGATGAGTGGAAAAAACTTGAAAAGGGTGTAGAGGTGGATTTAAGACAAGTGAAAGTAGATACTCAAGTCATAAAGGAGGAGGTGAAGCAACAACACACTAGTATACAGAAGGTAACGGGAAAAGTGGACAAAATAGAGGAGCGCACTTCAGAACATTCAGAACTTATTTGGGGCGCACAAAACAAGATAACTGATCTTGAGGTCGATTTAAGACAAGTAAAAGTAGATGATCAATCCAGACAGAAGGAGTTGAAGCTACAACAGGGAAAAATGGAAGACATATACAAGCGCACATCAGAAAATACAGAACTTATTAGGGGCGCACAGAACAAGGTAACTGATCTTGAGGTCGATTTAAGGCAGGTAAAAGTGGATGATCAATCCATAATGAAAGAGGTGAAGTTACAACAGggaaaaatggaagaaatatacaAGCGCACATCAGAAAATACAGAACTTGTTAAAGGCACACAAAACAGGGTAGAtgatcttgaaaaacaaataaccAAAAACAATGAATCAGCACAAAAACAGAAAG AACAAAAAGAGATCAATACACAAGAAGCAATAGCAACAAGTAAGTGTTCAGTACATAAGTATCATTTCAAAAATTGTAATTCTTGTTGTCGTGTCGTGTCATGCCTACTTTAG